The following are from one region of the Simiduia agarivorans SA1 = DSM 21679 genome:
- a CDS encoding spermidine synthase, giving the protein MSELAAQLKYAIDRLRRTQVFHTRDEQGDLYVYEQNGKRLLTFDEKFEQSVMDLRRPHRPEHRYIRAMLLPLAFDDCRRALHLGLGGGALVRSLHKLAPTCQQTAVELRGGVRRVCATYFLDDPSLAVKVVADDAFRYIQAVEAGRFDYISSDLYLASGMDIKQASESYIRACASALSEQGWLALNFTRLPGYRDPVFESLKRHFEELVVVSVDALNYVILAGKTRLTRPLMGFAPQVRNMGELLEVNLMQQLKQAQQAKSFFHETE; this is encoded by the coding sequence ATGTCAGAGCTTGCCGCCCAGCTTAAGTACGCCATTGACCGCCTGCGCAGGACCCAGGTATTTCACACCCGGGATGAGCAAGGCGACCTGTATGTGTATGAGCAAAATGGCAAGCGCCTGCTGACCTTCGATGAAAAATTCGAGCAAAGCGTGATGGACCTGCGCCGTCCTCACCGGCCGGAGCACCGTTATATTCGCGCCATGTTGTTGCCGCTGGCATTTGACGACTGTCGCCGCGCCCTGCATTTGGGGCTGGGCGGCGGCGCTTTGGTGCGCAGCCTGCACAAGCTGGCCCCCACCTGCCAGCAAACGGCTGTGGAGTTGCGCGGCGGTGTCAGGCGCGTGTGCGCCACCTACTTCCTTGACGATCCTTCTCTGGCTGTAAAGGTGGTGGCAGACGATGCCTTCCGTTATATACAGGCTGTGGAGGCCGGTCGCTTCGATTACATCAGCTCGGATCTATACCTTGCCTCAGGCATGGATATTAAACAGGCCAGCGAAAGCTACATCAGAGCCTGTGCCAGCGCACTGTCTGAACAGGGCTGGTTAGCCCTTAATTTTACCCGTCTGCCAGGATACCGGGACCCGGTGTTCGAAAGTCTGAAACGTCATTTCGAAGAGTTGGTTGTGGTGTCGGTAGATGCGCTTAATTACGTGATATTGGCCGGCAAAACCCGTCTAACACGACCCTTGATGGGCTTTGCACCGCAGGTGCGCAACATGGGTGAATTGCTTGAGGTGAACCTGATGCAGCAACTGAAGCAAGCTCAACAGGCAAAGAGTTTTTTTCACGAAACCGAATAG
- a CDS encoding M28 family metallopeptidase, whose protein sequence is MKLRLWAALAMSALGLVACDRAEQAESGDRPVDARAAQVQQFADRLHQHVAVLASDEFEGRAPATPGEEKTVNYLAQEFAKLGLVPGNDGSWFQNVPVVASTLTNTPVLNLTAGEQTLALQYGTDMMAWTKRETESAGLADSELVFVGYGIVAPEYNWNDYRDLDVKGKTVVVLVNDPGYATQDDNLFTGNAMTYYGRWTYKYEEAARQGASGVLIVHETGAAGYPWEVVSGSWSGDQISLASDSKGAERVAVEGWLHNDQARKLFAMVGQDFDALVKAAASAEFKPVPLAASASIRLENELRYSESRNVVALVPGHKRSDEVVIYTAHWDHLGKKPGAEGEDHIFNGAVDNATGTSALLGLAEAFMAVEQSLQRSVLFVAVTAEESGLLGSAYYAQNPVFAAYKTVGGINMDAMNVNGPTRDVVVIGYGASEMDDLLKAAADKQQRTLVREPTPEKGFFYRSDHFNLAKVGVPMLYAKGGNDNRDHGHDYGKAQAADYGAHRYHKPADEYDPEWNLLGAAEDMQLYYDIGYRLATGAEYPKWRATSEFNAPRASSIEACKAAGETRCPQ, encoded by the coding sequence ATGAAACTACGCCTATGGGCTGCACTGGCTATGTCTGCGCTCGGGCTGGTGGCTTGTGACCGCGCCGAACAAGCGGAATCCGGTGACAGGCCCGTGGATGCTCGCGCCGCACAAGTGCAGCAATTTGCTGATCGCCTGCACCAGCATGTGGCCGTGTTGGCTTCCGATGAGTTCGAAGGCCGCGCGCCGGCGACGCCCGGTGAGGAAAAAACGGTTAATTATCTTGCACAGGAGTTCGCCAAACTGGGGCTGGTACCCGGTAACGATGGCAGCTGGTTCCAGAATGTACCGGTAGTGGCCAGTACGCTGACCAACACGCCTGTCCTGAACCTGACCGCAGGCGAGCAAACACTGGCGCTGCAATACGGCACCGACATGATGGCCTGGACCAAGCGCGAAACGGAGTCAGCTGGTCTGGCGGATAGCGAGCTGGTGTTTGTGGGTTACGGTATCGTGGCACCGGAATACAACTGGAACGATTATCGGGATCTGGACGTCAAGGGCAAAACCGTGGTGGTGCTGGTGAATGACCCGGGTTATGCCACCCAGGACGATAACCTGTTTACCGGCAATGCCATGACCTACTACGGGCGCTGGACCTACAAATACGAAGAGGCCGCCCGCCAGGGTGCATCCGGCGTATTGATAGTGCATGAAACCGGCGCAGCGGGTTACCCGTGGGAAGTGGTATCCGGCAGTTGGTCGGGCGACCAGATCAGCCTGGCGAGTGACAGCAAGGGTGCAGAGCGGGTCGCGGTAGAAGGGTGGTTGCACAACGATCAGGCGCGAAAGCTGTTCGCTATGGTTGGTCAGGACTTCGATGCTTTGGTAAAAGCTGCCGCCAGCGCAGAGTTCAAACCCGTGCCTCTGGCGGCGAGTGCCAGTATCCGCCTGGAAAACGAACTGCGTTATTCAGAATCCCGCAACGTGGTAGCACTGGTACCCGGCCACAAACGTTCGGATGAAGTGGTGATCTATACCGCGCACTGGGATCACCTGGGTAAGAAGCCCGGAGCCGAAGGCGAAGACCATATCTTCAATGGCGCAGTCGATAACGCCACCGGTACCAGCGCATTGCTTGGGCTGGCGGAAGCCTTTATGGCGGTTGAACAATCCTTGCAGCGCAGTGTGTTGTTTGTGGCTGTAACCGCAGAAGAGTCCGGTTTGCTCGGCTCTGCCTATTATGCGCAGAACCCGGTGTTTGCCGCCTACAAAACAGTGGGTGGCATTAATATGGATGCGATGAACGTCAATGGCCCCACGCGCGACGTGGTGGTGATTGGTTATGGTGCCAGCGAAATGGACGACTTGCTGAAAGCCGCCGCCGACAAACAGCAGCGGACCCTGGTGCGTGAACCCACGCCGGAAAAGGGCTTCTTCTACCGTTCAGACCATTTCAATCTGGCCAAAGTCGGCGTGCCGATGCTGTACGCCAAAGGCGGTAACGACAATCGCGACCACGGTCACGATTATGGCAAGGCCCAGGCTGCCGATTATGGTGCACACCGTTACCATAAGCCGGCGGATGAATACGATCCTGAATGGAATCTGTTGGGCGCCGCTGAAGACATGCAGTTGTACTACGATATCGGTTACCGTTTGGCAACCGGCGCAGAGTACCCCAAGTGGCGGGCAACCAGTGAATTCAATGCACCCCGTGCATCGTCAATCGAGGCTTGCAAGGCCGCAGGTGAAACCCGCTGCCCTCAATAG
- a CDS encoding TSUP family transporter produces MEIDSLLAISLVLVAFLAGAIDAIAGGGGLLTVPALMAAGLSPAQALATNKLQASFGSFSAVFFFWRRGLLQLPALWPLVAITFLGSVLGTLLVQRIDPGFLAWLLPVLLIAMAVYFTFSPRMSDQDVAPRLTGYGFAFGVALPLGFYDGFFGPGVGSFYALGFIALAGMGLRKATAHTKLLNFSSNVASLIFFALGGQVVWTIGLLMALGQFAGGRVGAKLVFSKGAALVKPLLVTLSLVLSGKLIWDLWS; encoded by the coding sequence ATGGAAATTGACAGCCTTCTGGCCATCAGTCTGGTGTTGGTGGCGTTTCTCGCAGGTGCGATTGATGCCATAGCCGGAGGGGGCGGATTGTTGACCGTGCCTGCGTTAATGGCCGCGGGTCTTTCACCGGCACAGGCGTTGGCAACCAACAAACTGCAGGCCAGTTTTGGCTCGTTCTCGGCGGTTTTCTTTTTCTGGCGTCGGGGTTTGCTGCAACTGCCTGCGCTCTGGCCGCTGGTGGCCATTACCTTTTTGGGCAGCGTATTGGGTACGTTGCTGGTGCAACGTATCGACCCGGGATTTCTTGCCTGGTTGTTACCGGTATTGCTGATTGCCATGGCGGTATACTTTACGTTTTCGCCGCGCATGAGTGACCAGGATGTGGCGCCCCGGCTTACTGGCTATGGGTTCGCCTTTGGTGTGGCTTTGCCGCTGGGATTTTACGATGGTTTTTTCGGCCCCGGTGTGGGTAGTTTTTATGCATTGGGTTTCATTGCATTGGCCGGAATGGGGCTTCGCAAGGCAACCGCGCACACAAAACTATTGAATTTCAGCTCCAATGTTGCCTCGCTGATCTTTTTTGCCTTGGGCGGTCAGGTGGTGTGGACGATTGGTTTACTCATGGCCTTAGGGCAGTTTGCCGGCGGGCGGGTCGGGGCGAAACTGGTATTTTCCAAAGGCGCGGCGTTGGTGAAACCGTTGCTGGTGACCCTGTCGCTGGTACTATCGGGTAAACTGATCTGGGATTTGTGGAGTTAG
- a CDS encoding exonuclease domain-containing protein, translating into MNYISYHWLTWKRSAACNKGETNALTEFLQRELPDRGKSWDAVQYIAIDLESTGLNPVSHEIASIGWVCIDAGAIRLSTAKHRLVKTQRGVGQSATIHHLTDTQVSEGLRIEQVLTELLADCAGKIPIFHNANLDMGFINNACLRTFNNAFITPFIDTLQLEKEKLLAQTALIGPGSLRLHACRGRYGLPDAPAHNALEDALATAELFLAWANHRAGSESFCWDEAI; encoded by the coding sequence ATGAACTATATCAGCTACCACTGGCTGACCTGGAAGCGGTCTGCCGCATGCAATAAAGGCGAAACCAACGCACTGACCGAATTTCTGCAGCGTGAATTGCCAGACCGGGGCAAAAGTTGGGATGCGGTTCAATATATCGCCATTGATCTCGAATCCACAGGATTGAATCCGGTCTCACATGAAATTGCCAGTATTGGCTGGGTCTGTATCGACGCCGGTGCGATCCGACTCAGTACCGCAAAACACCGCCTGGTGAAAACCCAGCGCGGCGTGGGCCAAAGCGCCACTATCCACCACCTGACAGACACCCAGGTCAGCGAAGGGCTGCGCATTGAACAGGTGCTGACCGAATTGCTGGCTGATTGCGCCGGCAAGATTCCCATCTTTCACAACGCCAATCTGGATATGGGGTTTATCAACAACGCCTGTTTACGCACGTTCAATAACGCCTTTATCACGCCGTTTATCGACACATTGCAGCTGGAAAAAGAGAAATTGCTGGCCCAAACCGCACTCATCGGGCCCGGCAGTTTGCGACTCCATGCCTGCCGCGGTCGCTACGGCTTACCCGATGCGCCCGCTCACAACGCACTGGAAGACGCCTTGGCAACGGCAGAACTGTTTTTGGCCTGGGCCAACCATCGGGCTGGCAGCGAAAGCTTTTGCTGGGACGAAGCCATCTGA
- a CDS encoding putative nucleotidyltransferase substrate binding domain-containing protein: MPDVSPEISAIQAFVQKCLPFNELSDEQLAFACHQMEILYLRAGSELHPDFNHKDIRIIRSGALELRSGADQLLDRLGEKENFNLCNLAAEEPDIRAIVIEDSLIYRLDNDIHSQLRTQNRNFDRFFHSQRNRRLRRAVMLTPANNLLMGPIDHVMSHKTICVAPQAHARKVAQTMVAEGVSSVMICEHDQLVGIATDRDLRSRLLAQGLSYDTPISAIMTEAPTAISRTASMFDAMLLMSEHGIHHLPVVEDADHDRRPKGMLTMSDLIRNREQDPVYLVQFIHKQTSLAGLQRAAASLPGLLTQWTDSGVRAYQLAQIFTSVSDAITRRLITLAQEELGPAPAAFAWLGFGSQGRAEQALGGDQDNALVYADDAPKDADTYFKALAHKVCDGLNACGYVYCPGGIMATTDTWRQPLAKWQQTVNQWTDEPTLDAVMRVSIFFDIRAIHGDQALAQSLQSHMLKMAGSNDIFLAALARNAGTHRPPLGFFRRFVLERNGEHAHQLDLKHRGIIPIVDLARVYALAHGVSAVNTRERIRKLGEIQALTLADSRNISDALEYIQSLRLLAQARQLSNHQKTSNYLDPASLPELQREQLRDAFTAVNEAQEALILKFGRGLSA; encoded by the coding sequence ATGCCTGACGTATCGCCCGAAATCAGTGCCATACAAGCATTTGTACAAAAATGCCTGCCATTCAATGAGTTGTCGGATGAACAGCTGGCATTTGCCTGTCACCAGATGGAAATCCTTTACCTGCGTGCCGGTTCGGAGTTGCACCCGGATTTCAACCACAAGGATATTCGTATCATCCGCTCGGGCGCGCTCGAGTTGCGGTCAGGTGCAGACCAGCTTCTGGACCGGTTGGGCGAAAAAGAAAACTTCAACCTGTGTAACCTGGCTGCAGAAGAACCCGACATCCGGGCCATTGTCATCGAAGACAGCCTGATCTACCGGCTCGACAATGACATCCACAGCCAGTTGCGCACGCAAAACCGTAATTTCGACCGTTTTTTTCACTCCCAGCGCAACCGACGCTTGCGCCGGGCGGTGATGCTGACACCTGCCAACAACCTGCTGATGGGCCCCATAGACCATGTGATGAGCCATAAAACCATTTGTGTGGCGCCGCAGGCGCATGCGCGCAAGGTGGCACAAACCATGGTGGCCGAAGGGGTGTCGTCAGTCATGATCTGCGAGCACGACCAACTGGTTGGCATTGCCACCGATCGCGACCTGCGCTCGCGCTTACTGGCGCAAGGTTTAAGCTACGATACGCCGATCAGCGCCATCATGACCGAGGCGCCCACCGCCATTTCCAGAACAGCCAGTATGTTTGACGCCATGCTGTTGATGAGTGAGCATGGTATTCACCACCTGCCAGTGGTTGAGGACGCCGATCACGATCGCCGCCCCAAAGGCATGCTGACCATGAGCGACCTGATCAGGAACCGGGAGCAGGACCCGGTTTACCTGGTCCAGTTCATTCACAAACAAACCAGCCTGGCCGGCTTACAGCGCGCCGCCGCAAGCCTTCCCGGTCTGCTCACTCAGTGGACAGATTCTGGCGTACGGGCCTACCAATTGGCGCAGATTTTTACCAGCGTGTCCGACGCCATCACCCGACGGCTGATTACACTGGCACAGGAAGAACTGGGACCGGCACCCGCCGCCTTTGCCTGGTTGGGGTTTGGTTCACAAGGCCGGGCCGAGCAGGCCTTGGGCGGCGATCAGGACAATGCGCTGGTTTATGCCGATGACGCGCCAAAAGACGCAGACACTTATTTCAAGGCTCTGGCGCACAAGGTGTGCGATGGCCTCAACGCCTGCGGCTACGTCTACTGCCCGGGCGGCATCATGGCCACTACCGATACCTGGCGACAGCCGTTGGCGAAGTGGCAACAAACCGTCAACCAATGGACTGATGAACCGACGCTTGATGCCGTCATGCGCGTGAGTATTTTTTTCGACATCCGCGCGATTCACGGCGATCAGGCGCTGGCTCAATCACTGCAATCGCATATGCTCAAAATGGCCGGCAGCAACGACATATTCCTGGCGGCGCTCGCCCGCAATGCAGGCACGCACAGGCCGCCTCTGGGCTTTTTCCGTCGCTTCGTGCTGGAACGCAATGGCGAACACGCCCACCAATTAGACCTCAAGCACCGGGGCATTATTCCCATCGTGGATCTCGCGCGCGTGTACGCGCTCGCGCACGGGGTTTCGGCGGTCAACACGCGAGAGAGAATTCGCAAGCTGGGCGAAATCCAGGCCCTCACCCTGGCCGATAGTCGCAATATTTCAGATGCGCTGGAATACATCCAGAGCCTGAGGCTGCTAGCGCAGGCCAGACAGCTCAGCAATCACCAGAAAACCAGTAACTATCTGGATCCGGCCAGTTTGCCCGAATTGCAGCGGGAGCAGTTACGCGATGCCTTCACTGCGGTCAATGAGGCCCAGGAAGCGTTAATTCTGAAATTCGGCAGAGGGCTGAGCGCATGA
- a CDS encoding DUF1223 domain-containing protein: MRLAVLLLLTPLLTFAATKQPQVFHSAAPGQAQFIELYTSQGCSSCPPAERWLSEYQQHPALWQTFFPLAWHVDYWDHLGWKDQFSQPAFSRRQYLYHHQGNTKSVYTPQIIVDGKEWTGLLTTPRAELPLVGALTGTAFQATISDRVLTAQGEGLLNIALVRTDYSQRIYRGENAGRRLQQPFVVLGYTQVPSQDGLWQSPLPATTAEIAADAVVIWVTAPGNPTPLAIAGGKLKN, from the coding sequence ATGCGCCTTGCCGTACTACTGCTATTGACTCCCCTTCTGACGTTTGCCGCAACAAAGCAGCCGCAAGTGTTTCATTCTGCTGCACCCGGGCAGGCCCAGTTTATTGAGTTATATACTTCTCAGGGTTGTAGCAGTTGCCCGCCGGCAGAACGCTGGTTGAGCGAGTACCAGCAGCATCCTGCGCTCTGGCAAACCTTCTTTCCGCTCGCCTGGCACGTGGATTACTGGGACCACCTGGGCTGGAAAGATCAGTTTTCCCAGCCGGCGTTTTCGCGCCGCCAGTATTTGTATCACCATCAGGGCAACACGAAATCGGTCTACACGCCTCAGATCATTGTGGACGGCAAGGAATGGACAGGTCTGCTGACGACTCCTCGCGCGGAGCTGCCCTTGGTCGGCGCCCTCACCGGCACGGCATTCCAAGCCACAATCAGCGACCGCGTGTTAACCGCACAGGGCGAGGGCCTTTTGAATATCGCGCTGGTGCGCACCGATTATTCGCAACGGATTTACCGCGGTGAAAACGCGGGCCGGCGCTTGCAGCAACCCTTTGTGGTGTTGGGCTATACCCAGGTCCCGAGCCAGGACGGCCTGTGGCAATCCCCCCTGCCCGCGACAACCGCTGAAATTGCCGCAGACGCCGTTGTGATCTGGGTCACCGCCCCCGGTAACCCGACGCCGTTGGCCATTGCGGGCGGAAAACTTAAAAACTGA
- a CDS encoding sodium:solute symporter family protein, which translates to MDIQLWTLIIVGLSFALYIGIAIWARAGSTTDFYVAGGGVHPVANGMATAADWMSAASFISMAGLISFMGYDGGVYLMGWTGGYVLLALCLAPYLRKFGKFTVPDFIGDRYYSQTARTVAVICAIFVSFTYVAGQMRGVGVVFSRFLEVDITTGVIIGMAVVFFYAVLGGMKGITYTQVAQYCVLIFAYMVPAVFISMMMTGHVFPQLGFGAELINEPGVYLLDKLDGLSQELGFAAYTDGTKSTVDVFFITAALMVGTAGLPHVIVRFFTVPKVRDARKSAGWALLFIAILYTTAPAVAGFARVNMIETINGADGQGTLYTEAPSWITNWEQTGLIKWEDKNEDGRIFYAKDERNEMSVDRDIMVLANPEIANLPAWVIALVAAGGIAAALSTSAGLLLVISTSVSHDLLKRNLMPQITDKQELFYARLAAAVGVCVAGYLGINPPGFVAQVVAFAFGLAASSFFPAIILGIFYKKMNKEGAIAGMVSGIVFTAAYIIYFKFVNPGANVPANWLFGISPEGIGTLGMLLNFAVAIAVNKMTKDAPEEVQDLVESIRYPKGAGGATGH; encoded by the coding sequence ATGGATATTCAACTCTGGACGTTAATCATCGTCGGCCTGTCGTTCGCGCTCTACATCGGCATCGCGATCTGGGCTCGTGCGGGATCTACTACGGACTTCTACGTTGCCGGCGGTGGCGTACACCCTGTTGCCAACGGTATGGCAACGGCTGCCGACTGGATGAGTGCGGCGTCGTTCATTTCCATGGCGGGTCTCATCTCGTTCATGGGCTATGACGGTGGTGTGTACCTCATGGGCTGGACCGGCGGTTATGTATTGCTGGCGCTGTGTCTGGCTCCCTACCTCCGCAAGTTCGGCAAGTTCACCGTGCCTGACTTCATTGGTGATCGTTACTACTCGCAGACAGCGCGTACCGTAGCGGTAATCTGTGCCATCTTCGTGTCCTTCACTTATGTGGCCGGGCAGATGCGTGGCGTAGGTGTGGTGTTCTCGCGCTTCCTGGAAGTGGACATCACCACTGGTGTCATCATCGGTATGGCCGTTGTGTTTTTCTATGCTGTTCTTGGCGGCATGAAAGGCATCACCTACACCCAGGTGGCGCAATACTGCGTACTGATTTTCGCCTACATGGTACCGGCGGTGTTCATCTCCATGATGATGACCGGGCATGTGTTCCCGCAACTGGGCTTTGGTGCCGAGCTGATCAATGAACCGGGGGTCTATCTGCTCGATAAACTCGACGGGCTCAGTCAGGAACTCGGGTTCGCGGCCTATACGGACGGCACCAAGAGTACCGTGGACGTGTTCTTCATCACCGCGGCCCTGATGGTGGGTACTGCGGGTCTGCCCCACGTGATTGTTCGCTTCTTCACCGTACCCAAGGTGCGCGATGCGCGCAAATCCGCGGGCTGGGCGCTGCTGTTCATCGCCATTCTGTACACCACGGCGCCTGCAGTAGCGGGCTTCGCCCGGGTGAACATGATTGAAACCATCAACGGCGCTGACGGTCAGGGCACTTTGTACACTGAAGCACCAAGCTGGATCACCAACTGGGAACAAACCGGTCTGATCAAGTGGGAAGATAAAAACGAGGACGGCCGTATTTTCTATGCCAAAGATGAGCGCAACGAAATGAGCGTTGACCGCGACATCATGGTACTGGCCAACCCCGAAATCGCCAACTTGCCAGCCTGGGTTATCGCTCTGGTAGCAGCCGGTGGTATTGCCGCAGCCTTGTCTACATCAGCAGGCTTGTTGTTAGTGATCTCCACATCGGTTTCGCATGATTTACTCAAGCGGAATCTGATGCCACAAATCACCGACAAACAAGAACTGTTCTACGCACGACTGGCCGCCGCGGTGGGTGTGTGTGTAGCCGGTTACTTGGGGATAAATCCACCAGGCTTTGTGGCCCAGGTGGTGGCATTTGCCTTCGGGTTAGCAGCGTCGAGCTTCTTCCCTGCCATTATCCTGGGTATCTTCTACAAGAAGATGAACAAAGAAGGTGCAATCGCCGGTATGGTAAGTGGTATCGTTTTCACCGCCGCCTACATTATCTACTTCAAGTTCGTCAATCCCGGTGCCAACGTGCCCGCCAACTGGCTGTTTGGTATTTCGCCAGAAGGTATCGGCACACTGGGTATGCTGCTCAACTTCGCAGTCGCTATCGCGGTCAACAAGATGACCAAAGATGCCCCGGAAGAGGTGCAGGATCTGGTTGAGTCTATCCGCTACCCCAAAGGTGCGGGCGGCGCTACCGGTCACTGA
- a CDS encoding DUF4212 domain-containing protein, which yields MAFKTKEDQVAYWKENVRLMLILLAIWFVVSYGFGILLVEPLNAIKFFGFKLGFWFAQQGSIYTFVVLIFVYVSLMNKLDRKYHVHED from the coding sequence ATGGCTTTCAAAACCAAAGAAGATCAGGTGGCCTACTGGAAGGAAAATGTGCGACTCATGCTCATTCTCCTCGCCATTTGGTTCGTGGTCTCTTACGGCTTTGGCATTTTGTTGGTTGAACCACTGAATGCCATCAAGTTCTTCGGCTTCAAACTCGGCTTCTGGTTTGCCCAGCAAGGCTCCATCTACACCTTTGTGGTGTTGATCTTTGTTTATGTATCACTCATGAACAAACTCGACCGCAAATACCACGTTCACGAAGACTGA
- a CDS encoding DcaP family trimeric outer membrane transporter, whose translation MLSKTLTPRKTLLALALAPAALGLAAQSVQAQSVDQKVADLEAQINALKTEVAASKSTSTNASGTEFSFGGFIKLDAMYSMYSDGDRATASIGDDFYIPSTVPIGGNSGEKFDMHAKQSRFNVKGVSNTDAGKITGFLEIDFQLSSQGDERISNSYAPRVRHAFLSWDYSDSSSFLAGQTWSTFFNVAALPNTVDFVGPAGTIFQRQAMVRWSHKLSGGNSFHIGLENPSTSLNGAGGAGDIDSSNLPDVTARFDMSAGDASYSIAAVGRELRYKNNGANVDEAEFGFGLSGSAIWKFGADDLKVMLNYGNLGRYMGLQSYRDGFIDTDGSIELADQMGGYIAYKHAWNSTWRSSLVVSATASDNPEWADPSSPKEYQSMHVNLIYSPTKKLNLGGEVIYGEKTLESGAKGDMTRLQFMAMYSF comes from the coding sequence ATGCTAAGCAAGACGCTCACACCCAGAAAAACCCTGCTCGCACTGGCTCTGGCTCCCGCCGCGCTGGGACTGGCAGCCCAATCTGTACAAGCTCAATCTGTCGATCAGAAAGTAGCCGATCTTGAAGCACAGATAAACGCACTCAAAACCGAAGTCGCCGCCAGTAAATCCACCAGCACCAACGCCAGTGGAACAGAATTCTCCTTTGGCGGCTTCATAAAGCTGGATGCTATGTACTCCATGTATTCCGATGGCGATCGTGCCACTGCATCCATCGGTGATGACTTTTACATCCCCTCCACTGTACCCATTGGCGGAAACAGTGGCGAAAAATTTGACATGCACGCCAAGCAGTCGCGCTTTAATGTCAAAGGCGTAAGCAATACCGACGCGGGAAAAATCACCGGTTTTCTTGAAATAGATTTCCAACTCAGCAGCCAGGGTGACGAGCGCATCAGCAACTCCTATGCGCCCCGCGTCCGGCACGCGTTCCTGAGCTGGGACTACTCCGACAGCTCAAGCTTCCTGGCCGGCCAGACCTGGTCCACCTTCTTCAACGTCGCTGCGCTGCCTAACACCGTGGATTTCGTGGGCCCAGCCGGCACCATCTTCCAGCGTCAGGCCATGGTGCGCTGGAGCCATAAACTGAGTGGCGGCAACAGTTTCCATATTGGCCTGGAAAACCCGTCCACCAGCCTGAATGGCGCAGGCGGCGCGGGTGATATCGACAGCAGCAACCTGCCCGACGTGACCGCCCGCTTTGACATGTCGGCCGGTGATGCCAGCTACAGCATCGCAGCAGTCGGCCGCGAACTGCGCTACAAAAACAATGGTGCCAATGTTGACGAAGCGGAATTCGGATTTGGATTGTCGGGCTCGGCCATCTGGAAATTCGGCGCCGACGATCTGAAAGTCATGCTCAACTACGGCAATCTGGGCCGCTACATGGGTCTGCAATCCTATCGTGACGGTTTCATTGATACCGATGGCAGCATAGAACTGGCCGACCAAATGGGCGGTTACATCGCCTACAAACACGCCTGGAACAGCACCTGGCGCTCCAGTCTCGTCGTGTCTGCAACCGCTTCGGACAATCCCGAGTGGGCTGACCCTTCCTCGCCCAAGGAATACCAAAGCATGCACGTCAACCTGATCTACTCGCCCACCAAGAAACTGAATCTGGGCGGTGAAGTGATCTACGGCGAAAAAACACTGGAAAGCGGGGCCAAAGGCGACATGACCCGTCTCCAGTTTATGGCGATGTATTCCTTCTGA
- a CDS encoding response regulator, producing the protein MREHTIIIADDHPLFRAALSQVISTDLPDAIVLEAEDVDALQQQVAQHPEAALVLLDLHMPGAQGFSSLIHLRACYPALPVMMVSADAAPDVLTRALRHGAAGFLPKSCSMEQISDAIRAALVGERWMPQDFEPVDIDTEGEQAVAHILATLTPQQFRVATLISQGLLNKQIAYEMSVTEATVKAHATEIYRKLGVSSRTQAVLALQQLEVRC; encoded by the coding sequence ATGCGAGAGCACACCATCATCATTGCAGATGATCATCCCTTATTCCGTGCTGCACTGTCTCAGGTCATCAGCACCGATTTACCCGATGCCATTGTGCTGGAAGCCGAAGATGTCGATGCGCTGCAGCAGCAGGTGGCACAACACCCCGAGGCTGCATTGGTGCTGCTGGATCTTCACATGCCCGGCGCACAGGGGTTTTCCTCATTGATCCATCTTCGCGCCTGTTATCCCGCATTGCCCGTGATGATGGTTTCCGCTGACGCAGCACCCGACGTACTTACCCGGGCACTGCGTCATGGCGCGGCCGGCTTTTTGCCCAAAAGCTGCAGTATGGAGCAAATCAGCGATGCAATCAGAGCGGCGCTGGTCGGTGAGCGCTGGATGCCGCAGGATTTTGAACCGGTTGATATTGATACCGAGGGTGAACAGGCGGTGGCGCATATACTGGCAACGCTGACCCCACAACAGTTCCGGGTAGCCACATTGATATCCCAAGGCCTGCTCAACAAACAAATTGCCTATGAAATGTCGGTGACCGAGGCCACGGTCAAGGCCCATGCAACCGAGATCTATCGCAAGCTGGGTGTGAGCTCCAGAACCCAGGCGGTATTGGCACTGCAGCAACTTGAAGTGCGCTGCTAG